One stretch of Passer domesticus isolate bPasDom1 chromosome 2, bPasDom1.hap1, whole genome shotgun sequence DNA includes these proteins:
- the POSTN gene encoding periostin isoform X1 codes for MKIFFLFTFLTFLLFAFEQAAAYAHYDKILTHSRIRARDQGPNVCALQQVMGTKKKYFSTCRNWYQQSICGKKATVLYECCPGYMKMDGTRGCPAVAPIDHVYGTLGIVGATTTQRYSDMSRLREEIEGRGSFTFFAPSNEAWDQLDSETHRNLVDNVNIELYNSLHHHMLNKRMLTKDLKNGMTLVSMYNGQKLFVNHYPNGVVTVNCARIIHGNQIATNGVVHVIDRVLTSVANTIQDFIEFEDDLSSFRAPAITSGVMDILGRPGHYTIFAPTNEAFEKLPRGVLERIMGDKVASEALVKFHILNTLQCSEAITGGAVYETLEGNTVEVGCDGESLTVNGVKMVKRKDIVRSNGVIHLIDQVLIPDSAKQVIELGGAQQTTFTDLVAQLGLASSLRPEGQYTLLAPVNGAFSDDTLRLDQRLLKTILQNHIIKVKVGLNELYNGQELETIGGKLLRVFVYRTAVCIENSCMVRGSKEGRNGFIHIFRQIINPAEKTLHEMLRNDKRFSIFLSLVKAADLDDVLSRPGQWTLFVPTNDAFKGLTDDDKDILIRDKNALRNILLYHLTQGVFIGSGFEPGVTNILKTIQGGKLYLKTVNDTLLVNELKSRESDLMATNGVIHVIDKLLYPAELPVGNDQLLTILKKLIKYIQIKFVRDSTFKEIPLTFYKINIIESNVQPIITKEDPSITQLTKLIEGEPEFKIVREGETITKVIHGEPIIKTYTKIIDGRPVEVTEKKVTEERIIQGPEIKYTRITAGGSDNEEKLKKILEEEVTKVTKFIEGDGHLLEDEEIKRLLQGAGTEYTKVTKVIEGEPQIIEREIKEVHLEEAPVRKAQPNRRAQGGGARRRTRLDHS; via the exons AACTGTCTTATATGAGTGCTGTCCTGGCTATATGAAGATGGATGGTACGAGAGGATGTCCTGCAG TTGCTCCTATTGACCATGTATATGGTACGCTTGGTATTGTGGGAGCTACCACCACACAGCGCTACTCTGACATGTCAAGGCTGAGAGAAGAGATTGAGGGACGAGGATCTTTCACTTTTTTTGCACCAAGCAATGAAGCCTGGGACCAACTAGATTCA gaaacTCACAGGAATTTGGTTGACAATGTAAATATTGAACTGTATAATTCTCTCCACCACCACATGTTAAACAAGCGCATGTTGACAAAAGATCTGAAGAATGGCATGACTCTGGTGTCCATGTATAATGGCCAGAAATTGTTTGTTAACCACTATCCTAATGGG GTTGTTACTGTTAACTGTGCCAGGATCATCCATGGCAACCAAATTGCTACCAATGGTGTTGTCCATGTCATTGATCGTGTTCTGACTTCAGTTGCAAATACCATTCAAGATTTCATTGAATTCGAGGATGATCTTTCTTCATTTAGG gCTCCTGCCATTACATCAGGTGTCATGGATATTCTTGGAAGACCTGGCCATTACACAATCTTTGCTCCTACTAATGAAGCTTTTGAGAAACTTCCAAGGGGAGTTTTAGAAAGAATCATGGGTGACAAGGTGGCCTCTGAAG cTCTTGTGAAATTCCATATACtaaacactctgcagtgctctgAAGCCATCACAGGTGGAGCTGTCTATGAAACCTTGGAAGGAAACACTGTTGAAGTTGGTTGTGATGGTGAAAGTCTGACTGTGAATGGAGTGAAAATGGTGAAACGCAAAGATATTGTTAGAAGCAATGGCGTTATCCACCTCATTGATCAAGTGCTAATTCCTGATTCTG CCAAACAAGTCATTGAGCTTGGAGGTGCTCAGCAGACTACATTTACGGACCTGGTGGCACAGCTAGGTCTAGCATCATCTCTAAGGCCAGAAGGCCAATACACTCTCCTGGCACCTGTGAATGGTGCTTTCTCAG ATGACACTTTAAGGCTGGATCAACGTCTCCTTAAAACAATCCTGCAGAATCACATTATAAAAGTGAAAGTTGGGCTCAATGAACTGTACAATGGACAAGAGCTGGAAACAATTGGAGGAAAACTACTCAGAGTCTTCGTGTATCGCACA GCTGTATGTATTGAAAATTCATGCATGGTCAGAGGAAgcaaagaaggaagaaatggTTTCATTCACATCTTCAGACAGATCATCAATCCAGCAGAAAAGACTTTGCATGAAATGCTGAGAAATGATAAGCGTTTTAG CATTTTCCTCAGTCTGGTGAAAGCTGCAGATTTGGATGATGTTCTGTCACGGCCTGGACAGTGGACCCTCTTTGTCCCAACTAATGATGCCTTTAAAGGTTTGACTGACGATGACAAGGACATACTGATAA gAGACAAAAATGCTCTCAGGAATATTCTTCTTTACCACTTGACACAAGGAGTTTTCATCGGAAGTGGCTTTGAGCCTGGTGTAACAAATATTCTTAAAACCATCCAAGGAGGCAAACTCTACTTGAAAACA GTGAATGATACTCTTCTAGTTAATGAACTGAAATCACGAGAATCTGATCTCATGGCAACAAATGGTGTTATTCATGTCATTGACAAACTCCTATATCCAGCAG AGCTGCCTGTTGGAAATGATCAGCTGCTCACCATACTGAAGAAGTTGATTAAATACATTCAAATTAAG TTTGTTCGTGACAGTACCTTCAAAGAGATTCCACTGACATTTTACA aaattaacATAATTGAAAGCAACGTCCAGCCTATCATCACAAAGGAAG ACCCATCTATCACACAGCTCACTAAATTAATTGAAGGGGAACCTGAGTTCAAAATAGTCAGGGAAGGGGAGACAATAACTAAAGTGATTCATGGAG AACCAATTATTAAAACATACACCAAAATCATTGATGGACGACCTGTGGAAGTGACAGAGAAAAAAGTAACAGAAGAAAGAATTATTCAAG GTCCTGAAATAAAATACACCAGAATTACTGCAGGGGGTTCAGACAATGAAGAGAAGTTAAAGAAAATCCTTGAAGAAG AGGTTACCAAAGTGACCAAATTTATTGAAGGTGATGGTCATTTACTGGAAGATGAAGAAATCAAAAGACTTCTGCAGGGAG CTGGAACTGAGTACACCAAGGTTACTAAAGTAATTGAGGGAGAGCCACAGATTATCGAGAGAGAAATCAAGGAAGTTCATCTGGAAG AAGCACCTGTACGGAAAGCACAACCAAACAGGAGGGCGCAAG gaggaggagcaagAAGGAGGACAAGACTAGATCATTCCTAA
- the POSTN gene encoding periostin isoform X8, which translates to MKIFFLFTFLTFLLFAFEQAAAYAHYDKILTHSRIRARDQGPNVCALQQVMGTKKKYFSTCRNWYQQSICGKKATVLYECCPGYMKMDGTRGCPAVAPIDHVYGTLGIVGATTTQRYSDMSRLREEIEGRGSFTFFAPSNEAWDQLDSETHRNLVDNVNIELYNSLHHHMLNKRMLTKDLKNGMTLVSMYNGQKLFVNHYPNGVVTVNCARIIHGNQIATNGVVHVIDRVLTSVANTIQDFIEFEDDLSSFRAPAITSGVMDILGRPGHYTIFAPTNEAFEKLPRGVLERIMGDKVASEALVKFHILNTLQCSEAITGGAVYETLEGNTVEVGCDGESLTVNGVKMVKRKDIVRSNGVIHLIDQVLIPDSAKQVIELGGAQQTTFTDLVAQLGLASSLRPEGQYTLLAPVNGAFSDDTLRLDQRLLKTILQNHIIKVKVGLNELYNGQELETIGGKLLRVFVYRTAVCIENSCMVRGSKEGRNGFIHIFRQIINPAEKTLHEMLRNDKRFSIFLSLVKAADLDDVLSRPGQWTLFVPTNDAFKGLTDDDKDILIRDKNALRNILLYHLTQGVFIGSGFEPGVTNILKTIQGGKLYLKTVNDTLLVNELKSRESDLMATNGVIHVIDKLLYPAELPVGNDQLLTILKKLIKYIQIKFVRDSTFKEIPLTFYKINIIESNVQPIITKEEPIIKTYTKIIDGRPVEVTEKKVTEERIIQGPEIKYTRITAGGSDNEEKLKKILEEEVTKVTKFIEGDGHLLEDEEIKRLLQGEAPVRKAQPNRRAQGGGARRRTRLDHS; encoded by the exons AACTGTCTTATATGAGTGCTGTCCTGGCTATATGAAGATGGATGGTACGAGAGGATGTCCTGCAG TTGCTCCTATTGACCATGTATATGGTACGCTTGGTATTGTGGGAGCTACCACCACACAGCGCTACTCTGACATGTCAAGGCTGAGAGAAGAGATTGAGGGACGAGGATCTTTCACTTTTTTTGCACCAAGCAATGAAGCCTGGGACCAACTAGATTCA gaaacTCACAGGAATTTGGTTGACAATGTAAATATTGAACTGTATAATTCTCTCCACCACCACATGTTAAACAAGCGCATGTTGACAAAAGATCTGAAGAATGGCATGACTCTGGTGTCCATGTATAATGGCCAGAAATTGTTTGTTAACCACTATCCTAATGGG GTTGTTACTGTTAACTGTGCCAGGATCATCCATGGCAACCAAATTGCTACCAATGGTGTTGTCCATGTCATTGATCGTGTTCTGACTTCAGTTGCAAATACCATTCAAGATTTCATTGAATTCGAGGATGATCTTTCTTCATTTAGG gCTCCTGCCATTACATCAGGTGTCATGGATATTCTTGGAAGACCTGGCCATTACACAATCTTTGCTCCTACTAATGAAGCTTTTGAGAAACTTCCAAGGGGAGTTTTAGAAAGAATCATGGGTGACAAGGTGGCCTCTGAAG cTCTTGTGAAATTCCATATACtaaacactctgcagtgctctgAAGCCATCACAGGTGGAGCTGTCTATGAAACCTTGGAAGGAAACACTGTTGAAGTTGGTTGTGATGGTGAAAGTCTGACTGTGAATGGAGTGAAAATGGTGAAACGCAAAGATATTGTTAGAAGCAATGGCGTTATCCACCTCATTGATCAAGTGCTAATTCCTGATTCTG CCAAACAAGTCATTGAGCTTGGAGGTGCTCAGCAGACTACATTTACGGACCTGGTGGCACAGCTAGGTCTAGCATCATCTCTAAGGCCAGAAGGCCAATACACTCTCCTGGCACCTGTGAATGGTGCTTTCTCAG ATGACACTTTAAGGCTGGATCAACGTCTCCTTAAAACAATCCTGCAGAATCACATTATAAAAGTGAAAGTTGGGCTCAATGAACTGTACAATGGACAAGAGCTGGAAACAATTGGAGGAAAACTACTCAGAGTCTTCGTGTATCGCACA GCTGTATGTATTGAAAATTCATGCATGGTCAGAGGAAgcaaagaaggaagaaatggTTTCATTCACATCTTCAGACAGATCATCAATCCAGCAGAAAAGACTTTGCATGAAATGCTGAGAAATGATAAGCGTTTTAG CATTTTCCTCAGTCTGGTGAAAGCTGCAGATTTGGATGATGTTCTGTCACGGCCTGGACAGTGGACCCTCTTTGTCCCAACTAATGATGCCTTTAAAGGTTTGACTGACGATGACAAGGACATACTGATAA gAGACAAAAATGCTCTCAGGAATATTCTTCTTTACCACTTGACACAAGGAGTTTTCATCGGAAGTGGCTTTGAGCCTGGTGTAACAAATATTCTTAAAACCATCCAAGGAGGCAAACTCTACTTGAAAACA GTGAATGATACTCTTCTAGTTAATGAACTGAAATCACGAGAATCTGATCTCATGGCAACAAATGGTGTTATTCATGTCATTGACAAACTCCTATATCCAGCAG AGCTGCCTGTTGGAAATGATCAGCTGCTCACCATACTGAAGAAGTTGATTAAATACATTCAAATTAAG TTTGTTCGTGACAGTACCTTCAAAGAGATTCCACTGACATTTTACA aaattaacATAATTGAAAGCAACGTCCAGCCTATCATCACAAAGGAAG AACCAATTATTAAAACATACACCAAAATCATTGATGGACGACCTGTGGAAGTGACAGAGAAAAAAGTAACAGAAGAAAGAATTATTCAAG GTCCTGAAATAAAATACACCAGAATTACTGCAGGGGGTTCAGACAATGAAGAGAAGTTAAAGAAAATCCTTGAAGAAG AGGTTACCAAAGTGACCAAATTTATTGAAGGTGATGGTCATTTACTGGAAGATGAAGAAATCAAAAGACTTCTGCAGGGAG AAGCACCTGTACGGAAAGCACAACCAAACAGGAGGGCGCAAG gaggaggagcaagAAGGAGGACAAGACTAGATCATTCCTAA
- the POSTN gene encoding periostin isoform X12 codes for MKIFFLFTFLTFLLFAFEQAAAYAHYDKILTHSRIRARDQGPNVCALQQVMGTKKKYFSTCRNWYQQSICGKKATVLYECCPGYMKMDGTRGCPAVAPIDHVYGTLGIVGATTTQRYSDMSRLREEIEGRGSFTFFAPSNEAWDQLDSETHRNLVDNVNIELYNSLHHHMLNKRMLTKDLKNGMTLVSMYNGQKLFVNHYPNGVVTVNCARIIHGNQIATNGVVHVIDRVLTSVANTIQDFIEFEDDLSSFRAPAITSGVMDILGRPGHYTIFAPTNEAFEKLPRGVLERIMGDKVASEALVKFHILNTLQCSEAITGGAVYETLEGNTVEVGCDGESLTVNGVKMVKRKDIVRSNGVIHLIDQVLIPDSAKQVIELGGAQQTTFTDLVAQLGLASSLRPEGQYTLLAPVNGAFSDDTLRLDQRLLKTILQNHIIKVKVGLNELYNGQELETIGGKLLRVFVYRTAVCIENSCMVRGSKEGRNGFIHIFRQIINPAEKTLHEMLRNDKRFSIFLSLVKAADLDDVLSRPGQWTLFVPTNDAFKGLTDDDKDILIRDKNALRNILLYHLTQGVFIGSGFEPGVTNILKTIQGGKLYLKTVNDTLLVNELKSRESDLMATNGVIHVIDKLLYPAELPVGNDQLLTILKKLIKYIQIKFVRDSTFKEIPLTFYSPEIKYTRITAGGSDNEEKLKKILEEEVTKVTKFIEGDGHLLEDEEIKRLLQGEAPVRKAQPNRRAQGGGARRRTRLDHS; via the exons AACTGTCTTATATGAGTGCTGTCCTGGCTATATGAAGATGGATGGTACGAGAGGATGTCCTGCAG TTGCTCCTATTGACCATGTATATGGTACGCTTGGTATTGTGGGAGCTACCACCACACAGCGCTACTCTGACATGTCAAGGCTGAGAGAAGAGATTGAGGGACGAGGATCTTTCACTTTTTTTGCACCAAGCAATGAAGCCTGGGACCAACTAGATTCA gaaacTCACAGGAATTTGGTTGACAATGTAAATATTGAACTGTATAATTCTCTCCACCACCACATGTTAAACAAGCGCATGTTGACAAAAGATCTGAAGAATGGCATGACTCTGGTGTCCATGTATAATGGCCAGAAATTGTTTGTTAACCACTATCCTAATGGG GTTGTTACTGTTAACTGTGCCAGGATCATCCATGGCAACCAAATTGCTACCAATGGTGTTGTCCATGTCATTGATCGTGTTCTGACTTCAGTTGCAAATACCATTCAAGATTTCATTGAATTCGAGGATGATCTTTCTTCATTTAGG gCTCCTGCCATTACATCAGGTGTCATGGATATTCTTGGAAGACCTGGCCATTACACAATCTTTGCTCCTACTAATGAAGCTTTTGAGAAACTTCCAAGGGGAGTTTTAGAAAGAATCATGGGTGACAAGGTGGCCTCTGAAG cTCTTGTGAAATTCCATATACtaaacactctgcagtgctctgAAGCCATCACAGGTGGAGCTGTCTATGAAACCTTGGAAGGAAACACTGTTGAAGTTGGTTGTGATGGTGAAAGTCTGACTGTGAATGGAGTGAAAATGGTGAAACGCAAAGATATTGTTAGAAGCAATGGCGTTATCCACCTCATTGATCAAGTGCTAATTCCTGATTCTG CCAAACAAGTCATTGAGCTTGGAGGTGCTCAGCAGACTACATTTACGGACCTGGTGGCACAGCTAGGTCTAGCATCATCTCTAAGGCCAGAAGGCCAATACACTCTCCTGGCACCTGTGAATGGTGCTTTCTCAG ATGACACTTTAAGGCTGGATCAACGTCTCCTTAAAACAATCCTGCAGAATCACATTATAAAAGTGAAAGTTGGGCTCAATGAACTGTACAATGGACAAGAGCTGGAAACAATTGGAGGAAAACTACTCAGAGTCTTCGTGTATCGCACA GCTGTATGTATTGAAAATTCATGCATGGTCAGAGGAAgcaaagaaggaagaaatggTTTCATTCACATCTTCAGACAGATCATCAATCCAGCAGAAAAGACTTTGCATGAAATGCTGAGAAATGATAAGCGTTTTAG CATTTTCCTCAGTCTGGTGAAAGCTGCAGATTTGGATGATGTTCTGTCACGGCCTGGACAGTGGACCCTCTTTGTCCCAACTAATGATGCCTTTAAAGGTTTGACTGACGATGACAAGGACATACTGATAA gAGACAAAAATGCTCTCAGGAATATTCTTCTTTACCACTTGACACAAGGAGTTTTCATCGGAAGTGGCTTTGAGCCTGGTGTAACAAATATTCTTAAAACCATCCAAGGAGGCAAACTCTACTTGAAAACA GTGAATGATACTCTTCTAGTTAATGAACTGAAATCACGAGAATCTGATCTCATGGCAACAAATGGTGTTATTCATGTCATTGACAAACTCCTATATCCAGCAG AGCTGCCTGTTGGAAATGATCAGCTGCTCACCATACTGAAGAAGTTGATTAAATACATTCAAATTAAG TTTGTTCGTGACAGTACCTTCAAAGAGATTCCACTGACATTTTACA GTCCTGAAATAAAATACACCAGAATTACTGCAGGGGGTTCAGACAATGAAGAGAAGTTAAAGAAAATCCTTGAAGAAG AGGTTACCAAAGTGACCAAATTTATTGAAGGTGATGGTCATTTACTGGAAGATGAAGAAATCAAAAGACTTCTGCAGGGAG AAGCACCTGTACGGAAAGCACAACCAAACAGGAGGGCGCAAG gaggaggagcaagAAGGAGGACAAGACTAGATCATTCCTAA
- the POSTN gene encoding periostin isoform X5 yields the protein MKIFFLFTFLTFLLFAFEQAAAYAHYDKILTHSRIRARDQGPNVCALQQVMGTKKKYFSTCRNWYQQSICGKKATVLYECCPGYMKMDGTRGCPAVAPIDHVYGTLGIVGATTTQRYSDMSRLREEIEGRGSFTFFAPSNEAWDQLDSETHRNLVDNVNIELYNSLHHHMLNKRMLTKDLKNGMTLVSMYNGQKLFVNHYPNGVVTVNCARIIHGNQIATNGVVHVIDRVLTSVANTIQDFIEFEDDLSSFRAPAITSGVMDILGRPGHYTIFAPTNEAFEKLPRGVLERIMGDKVASEALVKFHILNTLQCSEAITGGAVYETLEGNTVEVGCDGESLTVNGVKMVKRKDIVRSNGVIHLIDQVLIPDSAKQVIELGGAQQTTFTDLVAQLGLASSLRPEGQYTLLAPVNGAFSDDTLRLDQRLLKTILQNHIIKVKVGLNELYNGQELETIGGKLLRVFVYRTAVCIENSCMVRGSKEGRNGFIHIFRQIINPAEKTLHEMLRNDKRFSIFLSLVKAADLDDVLSRPGQWTLFVPTNDAFKGLTDDDKDILIRDKNALRNILLYHLTQGVFIGSGFEPGVTNILKTIQGGKLYLKTVNDTLLVNELKSRESDLMATNGVIHVIDKLLYPAELPVGNDQLLTILKKLIKYIQIKFVRDSTFKEIPLTFYNPSITQLTKLIEGEPEFKIVREGETITKVIHGEPIIKTYTKIIDGRPVEVTEKKVTEERIIQGPEIKYTRITAGGSDNEEKLKKILEEEVTKVTKFIEGDGHLLEDEEIKRLLQGEAPVRKAQPNRRAQGGGARRRTRLDHS from the exons AACTGTCTTATATGAGTGCTGTCCTGGCTATATGAAGATGGATGGTACGAGAGGATGTCCTGCAG TTGCTCCTATTGACCATGTATATGGTACGCTTGGTATTGTGGGAGCTACCACCACACAGCGCTACTCTGACATGTCAAGGCTGAGAGAAGAGATTGAGGGACGAGGATCTTTCACTTTTTTTGCACCAAGCAATGAAGCCTGGGACCAACTAGATTCA gaaacTCACAGGAATTTGGTTGACAATGTAAATATTGAACTGTATAATTCTCTCCACCACCACATGTTAAACAAGCGCATGTTGACAAAAGATCTGAAGAATGGCATGACTCTGGTGTCCATGTATAATGGCCAGAAATTGTTTGTTAACCACTATCCTAATGGG GTTGTTACTGTTAACTGTGCCAGGATCATCCATGGCAACCAAATTGCTACCAATGGTGTTGTCCATGTCATTGATCGTGTTCTGACTTCAGTTGCAAATACCATTCAAGATTTCATTGAATTCGAGGATGATCTTTCTTCATTTAGG gCTCCTGCCATTACATCAGGTGTCATGGATATTCTTGGAAGACCTGGCCATTACACAATCTTTGCTCCTACTAATGAAGCTTTTGAGAAACTTCCAAGGGGAGTTTTAGAAAGAATCATGGGTGACAAGGTGGCCTCTGAAG cTCTTGTGAAATTCCATATACtaaacactctgcagtgctctgAAGCCATCACAGGTGGAGCTGTCTATGAAACCTTGGAAGGAAACACTGTTGAAGTTGGTTGTGATGGTGAAAGTCTGACTGTGAATGGAGTGAAAATGGTGAAACGCAAAGATATTGTTAGAAGCAATGGCGTTATCCACCTCATTGATCAAGTGCTAATTCCTGATTCTG CCAAACAAGTCATTGAGCTTGGAGGTGCTCAGCAGACTACATTTACGGACCTGGTGGCACAGCTAGGTCTAGCATCATCTCTAAGGCCAGAAGGCCAATACACTCTCCTGGCACCTGTGAATGGTGCTTTCTCAG ATGACACTTTAAGGCTGGATCAACGTCTCCTTAAAACAATCCTGCAGAATCACATTATAAAAGTGAAAGTTGGGCTCAATGAACTGTACAATGGACAAGAGCTGGAAACAATTGGAGGAAAACTACTCAGAGTCTTCGTGTATCGCACA GCTGTATGTATTGAAAATTCATGCATGGTCAGAGGAAgcaaagaaggaagaaatggTTTCATTCACATCTTCAGACAGATCATCAATCCAGCAGAAAAGACTTTGCATGAAATGCTGAGAAATGATAAGCGTTTTAG CATTTTCCTCAGTCTGGTGAAAGCTGCAGATTTGGATGATGTTCTGTCACGGCCTGGACAGTGGACCCTCTTTGTCCCAACTAATGATGCCTTTAAAGGTTTGACTGACGATGACAAGGACATACTGATAA gAGACAAAAATGCTCTCAGGAATATTCTTCTTTACCACTTGACACAAGGAGTTTTCATCGGAAGTGGCTTTGAGCCTGGTGTAACAAATATTCTTAAAACCATCCAAGGAGGCAAACTCTACTTGAAAACA GTGAATGATACTCTTCTAGTTAATGAACTGAAATCACGAGAATCTGATCTCATGGCAACAAATGGTGTTATTCATGTCATTGACAAACTCCTATATCCAGCAG AGCTGCCTGTTGGAAATGATCAGCTGCTCACCATACTGAAGAAGTTGATTAAATACATTCAAATTAAG TTTGTTCGTGACAGTACCTTCAAAGAGATTCCACTGACATTTTACA ACCCATCTATCACACAGCTCACTAAATTAATTGAAGGGGAACCTGAGTTCAAAATAGTCAGGGAAGGGGAGACAATAACTAAAGTGATTCATGGAG AACCAATTATTAAAACATACACCAAAATCATTGATGGACGACCTGTGGAAGTGACAGAGAAAAAAGTAACAGAAGAAAGAATTATTCAAG GTCCTGAAATAAAATACACCAGAATTACTGCAGGGGGTTCAGACAATGAAGAGAAGTTAAAGAAAATCCTTGAAGAAG AGGTTACCAAAGTGACCAAATTTATTGAAGGTGATGGTCATTTACTGGAAGATGAAGAAATCAAAAGACTTCTGCAGGGAG AAGCACCTGTACGGAAAGCACAACCAAACAGGAGGGCGCAAG gaggaggagcaagAAGGAGGACAAGACTAGATCATTCCTAA